One genomic region from Pyrobaculum islandicum DSM 4184 encodes:
- a CDS encoding TSUP family transporter, producing the protein MWFLVGSFVASVVNGGLGYGYSSVLVPLLLLVVPAASVVPYVNLVECFLNPYVLWSNRGFLPGGVWGVAWRMLVGLVPGVLVGGLLLGVLDGRVVRGVVYGVLIPLGVAQLLGFRWPVRGAWLSFVGFVVGVLYGLTTISGPLLALFFVNQGLARGEFRAALGVVRTVESWLAAVWYWWLGLSGPHLFDLNLLFLLAPVVPGVWLGRRLVDGVGVEGFRRAVLGFDVVLAGVGLVRTVL; encoded by the coding sequence GTGTGGTTTCTGGTGGGGTCTTTTGTGGCTTCGGTGGTGAATGGGGGGCTGGGGTATGGGTATAGCTCTGTGTTGGTTCCTCTGCTTCTTCTTGTTGTGCCTGCGGCGTCTGTGGTTCCCTATGTGAATCTTGTGGAGTGTTTTCTTAACCCCTACGTCTTGTGGTCTAATAGGGGGTTTTTGCCGGGTGGGGTGTGGGGGGTGGCGTGGCGTATGTTGGTGGGGCTTGTGCCGGGGGTGTTGGTGGGGGGCCTCCTCTTGGGGGTTTTGGATGGGCGTGTCGTGAGGGGGGTTGTGTATGGGGTTTTGATTCCGCTTGGGGTTGCGCAGCTTTTGGGTTTTAGGTGGCCTGTCCGGGGGGCGTGGCTCTCTTTTGTGGGTTTTGTGGTTGGGGTTCTTTATGGCCTTACTACGATTTCTGGGCCTCTTCTCGCCTTGTTTTTTGTTAACCAGGGCTTGGCGAGGGGGGAGTTTAGGGCGGCTTTGGGGGTTGTGAGGACTGTGGAGTCTTGGCTTGCGGCTGTGTGGTACTGGTGGCTTGGGCTGTCGGGGCCGCATCTCTTTGATCTGAATCTTCTCTTTCTGTTGGCGCCTGTGGTGCCTGGGGTGTGGCTTGGGAGGCGTCTTGTGGATGGGGTTGGGGTGGAGGGGTTTAGGAGGGCTGTGTTGGGTTTCGACGTGGTTTTGGCGGGGGTTGGCCTTGTGAGGACAGTGTTGTGA
- a CDS encoding FkbM family methyltransferase, whose amino-acid sequence MRRNVELNELKNVVLVNKALWDVDGVRLKLMDRGTASAVGEGDVEVDTVTVDSLGRFDVVKMDIEGAEGRVVGGEWLGHVREIGVELHGRDNIDAVLTARGFSVRFIGRRDLLLNTARNILAHPLGFLKAELRTHIAIDTLRGKYSVPALESDEVKIVYARRKV is encoded by the coding sequence TTGAGGAGGAACGTGGAGCTTAACGAGCTCAAGAACGTGGTGTTGGTGAACAAGGCGCTGTGGGATGTCGACGGGGTGCGACTCAAGTTGATGGACAGGGGAACCGCCTCGGCTGTTGGGGAGGGCGATGTCGAGGTGGATACTGTCACAGTCGATTCTCTGGGCCGTTTTGATGTGGTGAAGATGGACATCGAGGGCGCCGAGGGGAGGGTCGTGGGTGGGGAGTGGCTCGGCCACGTGCGGGAGATCGGCGTAGAGCTACATGGGAGGGACAACATCGACGCGGTTCTGACGGCCCGCGGGTTCTCCGTGAGGTTTATAGGGAGGAGGGACCTCCTCTTGAACACCGCCAGAAATATCCTAGCCCACCCGCTGGGTTTCCTCAAGGCGGAACTGCGTACGCACATCGCCATTGATACTTTGAGGGGGAAGTACTCGGTGCCCGCCCTAGAGAGCGATGAGGTCAAGATCGTCTACGCAAGGAGGAAAGTTTAA
- a CDS encoding UDP-glucose dehydrogenase family protein: protein MASLSVLGLGYVGVVHAVGFALLGHRVVGYDVNPSIVERLRAGRPHIYEPGLEEALGRALSSGRLSFAESAEEAVAATDATFIAVGTPPAPDGSADLRYVEAAARAVGRGIRAKGRWHLVVVKSTVPPGTTEGLVARAVAEEAGGVKFSVASNPEFLREGSALEDFFKPDRIVIGAGDERAASFLLDVYKAVDAPKLVMKPREAELVKYASNVFLALKISFANEVGLLAKRLGVDTYRVFEAVGLDKRIGRHYFGAGLGFGGSCFPKDTLAFIRFGESLGLEMAISKAVLRVNEYMPRYAVQLLEERLGGLRGRHVGVLGLAFKPNTDDVRESRGVEVARLLLERGARVYVHDPMAMEKARAVLGDSVTYVEDPQALLDQVEGVIIATAWPQYEGLDYRGKVVVDGRYVKKAREAKIYEGVAWA, encoded by the coding sequence ATGGCTTCGCTCTCTGTTCTAGGGCTGGGCTACGTGGGGGTTGTCCACGCGGTGGGCTTCGCCCTGCTTGGCCACAGGGTGGTGGGGTACGACGTGAATCCCTCTATCGTGGAGAGGCTGAGGGCGGGGAGGCCCCACATATACGAGCCGGGGCTGGAGGAGGCGCTTGGGAGGGCTCTCTCCAGCGGGAGGCTGTCTTTTGCGGAGTCGGCGGAGGAGGCCGTGGCCGCGACTGATGCGACGTTTATCGCCGTGGGGACTCCGCCCGCCCCCGACGGCTCGGCCGACTTGCGGTATGTGGAAGCCGCCGCTAGGGCCGTGGGGAGGGGGATCAGGGCGAAGGGCCGTTGGCACCTCGTGGTGGTTAAGTCGACTGTGCCGCCTGGGACGACGGAGGGGCTTGTGGCTAGGGCTGTGGCTGAGGAGGCGGGGGGCGTGAAGTTCTCGGTGGCGTCGAATCCGGAGTTTCTTAGGGAGGGGTCGGCCCTGGAGGACTTCTTCAAGCCGGATAGGATCGTCATCGGCGCCGGCGACGAGAGGGCGGCCTCCTTCCTGCTTGACGTCTACAAGGCGGTGGATGCGCCTAAGCTCGTGATGAAGCCGAGGGAGGCCGAGTTGGTTAAGTACGCCTCCAACGTCTTTCTGGCGTTGAAGATAAGCTTTGCCAATGAGGTGGGGCTTTTGGCGAAGAGGCTGGGGGTCGACACATATAGGGTGTTCGAGGCCGTGGGCCTCGACAAGAGGATTGGGAGACACTACTTCGGGGCGGGGCTGGGCTTCGGGGGGTCCTGCTTCCCTAAGGACACCCTGGCCTTCATCCGCTTTGGGGAGTCTCTCGGCCTTGAGATGGCTATCTCCAAGGCCGTCCTTAGGGTTAACGAGTATATGCCGAGGTACGCCGTGCAGCTCCTCGAGGAGAGACTCGGGGGGCTGAGGGGGAGGCACGTGGGGGTTCTGGGCCTCGCGTTTAAGCCCAATACAGACGACGTGCGGGAGTCTAGGGGGGTGGAGGTGGCGAGGCTCCTCCTGGAGAGGGGGGCGAGGGTCTACGTCCACGACCCGATGGCTATGGAGAAGGCGCGGGCCGTCTTGGGGGACTCGGTGACGTATGTGGAGGACCCCCAGGCCCTCCTCGACCAAGTGGAGGGGGTGATAATCGCCACAGCCTGGCCGCAGTACGAGGGCCTCGACTACCGGGGCAAGGTGGTGGTAGACGGCAGATACGTAAAGAAGGCCAGAGAGGCAAAGATATACGAAGGCGTGGCGTGGGCTTAG
- a CDS encoding UDP-glucuronic acid decarboxylase family protein, which translates to MWREKTLELIKRPGGSGRVLITGCAGFIGSWLAEAYSGAGWEVYCVDNFSTGRMENISHLPVRLLRGNVEEVELPRFDLAFHGAALPAPDFYVKRPVEAMLPDSLGLLRVLRRAAESGGRVVFLSSSEVYGDPEVVPTPESYWGRVNPVGVRSPYDESKRFGEALCMAFRREYGVDVRVARIFNTYGPRLDPDSSYARVVTKFLVQALRGEPITVHGDGLQTRSFAYVSDVVNGLITIAHCERCAGEVYNVGSDEEVTILELAKLVKEVAGSASPIVHTPPRPDDPRRRRPDLSKLRALGWEPVVKLKEGLSLTLLWLRSLF; encoded by the coding sequence ATGTGGCGAGAAAAAACTCTAGAGTTGATTAAGAGGCCTGGGGGGTCGGGGCGGGTCCTCATCACGGGCTGCGCGGGGTTTATCGGGAGTTGGCTGGCCGAGGCCTACTCGGGGGCTGGGTGGGAGGTGTACTGCGTGGACAACTTCTCGACTGGGCGTATGGAGAACATCTCCCACCTCCCCGTCCGCCTCCTTAGGGGGAACGTGGAGGAGGTGGAGCTGCCGAGGTTCGACTTGGCTTTCCACGGGGCTGCGCTTCCGGCGCCTGATTTCTACGTCAAGAGGCCTGTGGAGGCTATGTTGCCGGATAGCCTGGGCCTCCTTAGGGTTCTTAGGAGGGCGGCGGAGTCGGGGGGGCGGGTGGTGTTTCTCAGTAGCTCGGAGGTCTATGGAGACCCCGAGGTGGTGCCTACGCCTGAGTCCTACTGGGGTAGGGTGAACCCGGTGGGGGTTAGGAGCCCATACGACGAGTCGAAGAGGTTTGGCGAGGCGTTGTGTATGGCCTTCCGTAGGGAGTACGGCGTTGATGTGAGGGTCGCCAGGATCTTCAACACCTACGGCCCCCGCCTCGACCCCGACAGCTCCTACGCCCGGGTTGTGACTAAGTTTCTCGTCCAGGCGCTGAGGGGCGAGCCTATTACTGTACATGGCGACGGCCTCCAGACTAGGAGTTTTGCCTATGTGAGCGACGTGGTAAACGGCTTGATTACCATCGCCCACTGCGAGAGGTGCGCCGGGGAGGTGTACAACGTGGGTAGCGACGAGGAGGTGACTATCCTCGAGCTCGCCAAGCTAGTCAAGGAGGTGGCGGGCTCGGCCTCCCCCATTGTACACACGCCGCCGCGGCCCGACGACCCCAGGAGGAGGAGGCCGGATTTGTCTAAGCTGAGGGCTCTGGGGTGGGAGCCTGTGGTAAAGCTTAAAGAGGGTCTTTCCCTGACTCTGCTATGGCTTCGCTCTCTGTTCTAG
- a CDS encoding sulfatase-like hydrolase/transferase has protein sequence MNVFLIVVDSLRLDFAGELLSGLKRRGFRVYERAVAASNWTIPSFGSMLTGLYPSLHGGHEEGDRVFPVRWGDMVSCRLGELGFHPVVLTENLLLSPAYGFKCFEVWEYFNWWFFVFKLSREEYGRAIGEFVRNGNNAVRAGLSLLRQGRLGLLSKLFVNYLAYRAVALRRGPVDRCSRCIIRDVTKIKTPAFVVVNFMEAHEPYTYTELGTPYLPTYDFVEMFREGRAPRELVDLWRRWYPRAVGLASRRVFELLDVLEDGGLLDDSLVVVASDHGQLLGEFGLVGHLALLSDELVRVPLAVRFPSGVEVVGGGGSGWVSNTAVKRLVLEVARGVRRFDEGVLYSDVVFSETFGLGFTSWPRVCRDGGCRLLPKRRVAVYKGDFKLVYNVTDGVVEEVRGYGGRPDGDVAGDLLREVFGFLKVAEGLQFSPEGL, from the coding sequence GTGAATGTTTTTCTGATTGTGGTGGATTCGCTTCGGCTGGATTTTGCGGGGGAGCTTTTGTCGGGTTTGAAGCGGCGTGGGTTTAGGGTGTATGAGAGGGCTGTGGCGGCTTCTAACTGGACCATTCCGTCTTTTGGGTCGATGCTTACGGGGCTTTACCCCTCTCTCCACGGGGGGCATGAGGAGGGCGATAGGGTTTTTCCCGTGAGGTGGGGGGATATGGTGTCTTGTAGGTTGGGTGAGCTTGGGTTTCACCCGGTTGTGCTTACTGAAAACCTGCTTCTCTCGCCGGCATATGGCTTTAAGTGTTTTGAGGTGTGGGAGTATTTCAACTGGTGGTTTTTTGTGTTTAAGTTGAGCCGTGAGGAGTATGGAAGAGCGATTGGCGAGTTTGTTAGGAACGGCAATAACGCGGTTAGGGCTGGTCTGAGTTTACTGAGGCAGGGCCGTCTTGGTTTGCTTTCTAAGCTCTTTGTTAACTATTTGGCTTACAGGGCTGTGGCGCTGAGGCGTGGACCGGTGGATAGGTGTTCTCGGTGTATTATTAGGGATGTGACGAAGATAAAGACACCGGCCTTTGTGGTGGTGAATTTTATGGAGGCGCATGAGCCTTATACTTATACAGAGTTAGGCACCCCGTATTTACCTACCTACGACTTTGTGGAGATGTTTAGGGAGGGTCGTGCGCCGCGTGAGTTGGTGGATTTGTGGAGGAGGTGGTATCCGCGGGCGGTTGGGCTGGCGTCTCGTCGGGTTTTTGAGCTTTTGGATGTGTTGGAGGATGGGGGGCTCTTGGACGATAGTCTTGTGGTTGTGGCTAGTGACCATGGGCAGCTTCTTGGCGAGTTTGGGCTGGTGGGGCATCTGGCTCTTCTTTCTGATGAGCTTGTGCGGGTTCCGCTTGCGGTTAGGTTTCCGTCGGGGGTGGAGGTGGTTGGGGGTGGTGGGTCTGGCTGGGTTTCTAACACGGCTGTCAAGCGGCTTGTGTTGGAGGTGGCGCGTGGCGTGAGGAGGTTTGATGAGGGGGTTCTCTATTCGGATGTGGTGTTTTCTGAGACTTTTGGGCTTGGCTTCACGTCGTGGCCTCGGGTGTGTAGAGACGGGGGCTGTAGGCTTCTGCCTAAGCGTAGGGTGGCGGTGTATAAGGGGGATTTTAAGCTTGTGTATAACGTGACTGATGGGGTTGTGGAGGAGGTGAGGGGGTACGGGGGGCGGCCGGATGGGGATGTGGCTGGGGATCTTCTGAGGGAGGTGTTTGGGTTTTTAAAGGTAGCCGAGGGCCTCCAGTTTTCTCCTGAGGGCCTCTAG
- a CDS encoding glycosyltransferase family 4 protein, whose protein sequence is MRIVGFRASSSGIATYTAELAKALARVDRVVLVAFGIDRSLKSELVSKGVSVLDLGPDPGWRFDVGGPFLAYGLLRRRVRRALGEGGYAVYTIPGFALGERRPGIVVAWGHLGFWQLLGVGAKWLPHLFKFVGVPNTSAYWLLDNWVFRRAETIVALTSWSFRHYSRRYGDRVVWIPPPVEPAPCSSPGDRLRLVFVSRDLGLPRKNLALVVRALSGLGPYLKKMSLTLVGEGGGRLADLVSRLRGRGLEVRLTGRLSRSETRRVLCSSDVLLYPSFYEELGYAVLEAMAAGLAVVASNVPPFDDFVAEGINGFLVDPVDPKPLSRVLAELVEHSDLLIKLKANSLSIVKNRFNPLAVARQFQKIILGKGR, encoded by the coding sequence ATGCGCATTGTAGGGTTTAGGGCGAGTTCTTCTGGTATTGCCACATATACTGCCGAGCTGGCGAAGGCCTTGGCTCGTGTTGATAGGGTTGTTCTTGTGGCGTTTGGTATAGATAGGAGCTTGAAGTCTGAGCTTGTCTCGAAGGGGGTGTCGGTGTTGGATTTGGGGCCTGATCCGGGGTGGAGGTTTGACGTGGGTGGGCCTTTTCTGGCTTATGGGCTTCTTCGGCGTCGGGTTCGTAGGGCTTTGGGGGAGGGCGGCTACGCTGTTTATACGATTCCTGGGTTTGCGTTGGGAGAGCGTAGACCGGGGATTGTGGTTGCGTGGGGGCATCTGGGGTTCTGGCAGCTTCTGGGGGTGGGGGCTAAGTGGCTTCCTCATCTGTTTAAGTTTGTTGGTGTGCCAAATACGTCGGCGTATTGGCTTCTTGATAACTGGGTTTTTCGGAGGGCGGAGACTATAGTGGCTTTGACAAGCTGGTCTTTTCGGCATTACAGCAGGCGTTATGGGGATAGGGTGGTGTGGATCCCTCCGCCTGTCGAGCCGGCTCCCTGTAGCTCTCCTGGGGATAGGTTGCGGCTGGTCTTCGTTTCTAGGGATCTCGGTTTGCCTAGGAAGAACCTTGCGCTTGTTGTGAGGGCTCTTTCTGGCTTGGGGCCTTATCTGAAGAAGATGTCTTTGACTCTGGTGGGGGAAGGCGGAGGGCGCCTCGCCGACCTGGTCAGCAGGTTGAGGGGGCGCGGTCTCGAGGTGAGGCTGACGGGGAGGCTTAGCAGGTCGGAGACTCGGCGGGTGCTCTGCTCTTCCGACGTTTTGCTGTATCCCTCGTTTTACGAGGAGTTGGGTTATGCCGTGCTCGAGGCTATGGCGGCGGGTCTTGCCGTTGTGGCGTCTAACGTGCCGCCGTTTGACGACTTTGTTGCTGAGGGTATCAACGGCTTTCTCGTTGACCCCGTAGACCCCAAGCCTCTTTCGAGAGTTTTGGCGGAGCTGGTGGAGCACAGCGATCTTCTCATTAAGTTGAAGGCCAACAGCTTGTCTATCGTGAAGAACAGGTTTAACCCGCTGGCTGTTGCAAGGCAGTTTCAAAAAATTATATTAGGTAAGGGTAGATAG
- a CDS encoding ribbon-helix-helix domain-containing protein: MGRYTTVSIPTTLYRRLQEMIKDTGFTSVSEYVTYILREVVALKQDTKNPHLTPEELEALRRKLEALGYL; the protein is encoded by the coding sequence GTGGGCAGATACACCACAGTCTCCATCCCAACCACCCTATACCGCCGCCTACAGGAGATGATAAAAGACACAGGATTCACCTCAGTCTCCGAATACGTCACCTACATACTCAGAGAAGTCGTAGCCCTAAAACAAGACACAAAAAACCCCCACCTAACCCCAGAAGAGCTAGAGGCCCTCAGGAGAAAACTGGAGGCCCTCGGCTACCTTTAA
- a CDS encoding CgeB family protein has protein sequence MKDGREAVKLLLIGAKRRFNAEYFYARAFAELGASVDVVDQYVGLRRGDLARIVLSRVGVGGELFRRRLPVNRLVRGLRLGEYDAVVVFKGEFLDRRVLELLSEYNVWLFWPDTLRYLPLLRGRLQFFRGVFVATDRHDFFFRLGARRVVTVRWACDPEVHRPVPAEKVYDVSFVGTFYWHRWRVLRHLRRRPHVFGGFWILKAGVHHPPVYGEDYAKVVSATRVNLNIHHPRDLVADAPNMRTFEVACMGGFLLTEDMPSLRSLFSRVATYRGIDDLNEKVEYYLSNDAEREEVAARMREEALARHTYLHRAEELMGVILT, from the coding sequence GTGAAGGATGGCCGAGAAGCCGTCAAGCTTCTGCTGATCGGCGCGAAAAGGCGTTTCAACGCCGAATACTTCTACGCTAGAGCCTTCGCCGAGTTGGGCGCCTCTGTGGACGTCGTTGATCAGTACGTGGGTCTGAGGAGGGGCGATTTGGCGCGTATTGTCCTTTCGAGAGTTGGCGTGGGGGGCGAGCTTTTCAGGCGCCGCCTGCCGGTTAATCGCCTCGTCAGAGGCCTCCGTTTGGGCGAGTACGATGCGGTGGTTGTCTTCAAGGGGGAGTTTCTGGATAGGCGCGTGCTTGAGCTTTTGTCTGAGTATAATGTCTGGCTTTTTTGGCCGGACACGCTTAGGTATCTGCCGCTTCTAAGGGGGCGTCTCCAGTTCTTCAGGGGGGTGTTCGTGGCCACTGACCGCCACGACTTCTTTTTCCGGCTGGGGGCGCGGAGGGTTGTCACGGTCAGGTGGGCGTGCGATCCGGAGGTGCATAGGCCTGTGCCGGCCGAGAAGGTGTATGACGTCTCTTTTGTTGGCACCTTTTACTGGCATAGGTGGCGTGTGTTGCGGCATCTCAGGAGGCGCCCTCACGTCTTTGGCGGCTTCTGGATTCTGAAGGCTGGGGTGCACCACCCGCCTGTGTATGGTGAGGACTATGCCAAGGTGGTATCGGCTACGAGGGTTAACCTCAACATTCACCACCCGAGGGATCTTGTGGCTGATGCGCCCAACATGCGCACTTTCGAGGTTGCGTGTATGGGCGGCTTTCTGCTTACGGAGGACATGCCGAGCCTCAGGTCGCTGTTTAGCAGAGTGGCAACGTATAGAGGAATCGACGACCTGAACGAGAAGGTGGAGTACTACCTCTCAAACGACGCCGAGCGCGAGGAGGTGGCGGCGCGTATGCGGGAGGAGGCTCTGGCGAGACATACCTACCTCCACAGGGCGGAGGAGCTGATGGGAGTCATCTTGACCTGA
- the cysC gene encoding adenylyl-sulfate kinase, with protein MECLDKGLVAWFTGLPASGKTTIAKLTAQILRGQGIKAEVLDGDQLRQTINTDLGYTRQDRIRHLTRAAWIARLLARNGIVVLAAFITPYEEARQTVRRIVEEEAPLLLVYTKAPLDLLIKRDPKGLYAKALRGEIKNFTGIDDPFEEPQNPDIVLDTAAQPPEKNAQELAHLILTTLSSQGQPPPKPRRNPTQPS; from the coding sequence ATGGAGTGCCTAGACAAAGGCCTCGTCGCTTGGTTCACAGGGCTACCGGCGTCGGGAAAAACCACCATAGCCAAACTGACAGCCCAAATCCTAAGAGGACAAGGCATTAAGGCCGAGGTCCTCGACGGCGACCAACTACGCCAGACCATAAACACAGACCTAGGCTACACCCGCCAAGACAGAATCAGACACCTCACCAGGGCGGCCTGGATAGCCAGGCTACTCGCAAGAAACGGCATAGTGGTACTCGCCGCCTTCATAACCCCCTACGAAGAAGCAAGGCAGACAGTCCGGAGGATAGTAGAGGAGGAGGCCCCCCTCCTCCTGGTATACACCAAAGCCCCCCTAGACCTGCTAATAAAGAGAGACCCAAAAGGCCTCTACGCCAAAGCCCTCAGAGGAGAGATAAAAAACTTCACCGGGATAGACGACCCCTTCGAAGAACCCCAAAACCCAGACATCGTCCTCGACACCGCGGCACAACCCCCCGAGAAAAACGCCCAAGAGCTAGCCCACCTAATACTCACAACACTGTCCTCACAAGGCCAACCCCCGCCAAAACCACGTCGAAACCCAACACAGCCCTCCTAA
- a CDS encoding sugar phosphate nucleotidyltransferase — translation MQAVVAAAGLGTRLLPASKEVPKEMFPVFVWEGGSLLVKPVLQVVFEQLFDAGVREFCFVVGRGKRAVEDYFTPDWGLVEYLERAGKAEAAGALARFYERVEASAIFYVNQPKPLGFGHAVLTAEPFIHGDFVVAAGDTFLMDGAPLAALVSSPPMAIMVKEVEDPRQYGVAVVEGGRVVRVVEKPRDPPSRLAILPFYKLPSDFFRYLRRVRPGVGGEIQLTDAIQLAIEEGVEARPVFYGGEYVDVGTPQTYLKALELALHVARKNSRVD, via the coding sequence ATGCAGGCTGTTGTGGCGGCGGCTGGTCTTGGTACGCGTCTTCTGCCGGCTAGTAAGGAGGTGCCTAAGGAGATGTTTCCTGTTTTTGTGTGGGAGGGGGGTTCTCTGTTGGTTAAGCCTGTGTTGCAGGTGGTTTTTGAGCAGCTTTTTGACGCCGGCGTGAGGGAGTTTTGTTTTGTGGTGGGTAGGGGTAAGAGGGCTGTGGAGGACTACTTCACGCCCGACTGGGGGCTGGTGGAGTATCTGGAGAGGGCTGGCAAGGCCGAGGCGGCGGGGGCGCTGGCCCGCTTCTACGAGAGGGTTGAGGCCTCCGCTATTTTCTACGTCAACCAGCCCAAGCCTCTTGGGTTTGGCCACGCCGTCCTTACGGCTGAGCCGTTTATACACGGCGATTTCGTGGTGGCGGCTGGCGACACGTTCCTCATGGACGGGGCGCCTCTCGCCGCCCTAGTCTCCTCTCCCCCCATGGCCATTATGGTTAAGGAGGTGGAGGACCCGAGGCAGTATGGGGTGGCCGTGGTGGAGGGGGGGAGGGTCGTGAGAGTGGTGGAGAAGCCTAGGGATCCGCCCTCCCGCCTGGCTATACTCCCCTTCTACAAGCTCCCCAGCGACTTCTTTAGATATCTTAGGAGGGTTAGGCCGGGGGTCGGTGGAGAGATCCAGCTGACGGACGCAATACAATTGGCTATTGAGGAGGGGGTCGAGGCTAGGCCGGTCTTCTACGGGGGTGAGTACGTCGACGTGGGCACTCCGCAAACCTATTTAAAAGCCCTCGAGCTGGCTCTACATGTGGCGAGAAAAAACTCTAGAGTTGATTAA
- a CDS encoding glycosyltransferase family 4 protein codes for MGISLAIYSVLNVGYGGGFERWLYETVSRFSARGYKITVITTKAGRVRDAKAKSRFLSLPNVNLVELNNADKPFTIPTDLRKFFKTLSDAELLYFNNAFAANELLAYLARKFKGLRVISGYLGTFHNVGGFARMAYHTSINLTVSRHFDAHHVLNKERLNWLKSLGYKNIYYIPPGVDLNKFRPIREKAETFTVLFVGRLEYQKGFDMLAEAIHVLNIRDREKIRFLICGDGSLATVAELLTSRYDNVHWKKWCEEKELIEMYSTSHITVAPSRYGYEEFLLVPLESMACGTPAVTTDIPGPREYVRNFYNGLRVPLDKEYIKYAIEFFKNIWYKNRELYFKYIKNALDTASAFDWNKVINKLDNMFRHVLCCTETQENSGYEHRPNI; via the coding sequence ATGGGCATTAGCTTGGCCATATACAGCGTGCTCAATGTTGGCTATGGGGGCGGATTTGAGAGGTGGCTATACGAGACGGTCAGCAGATTCAGCGCCAGAGGATACAAAATTACGGTAATCACTACAAAGGCCGGGAGAGTTAGAGATGCGAAAGCAAAGAGTCGTTTTCTAAGTCTGCCGAACGTGAACCTCGTCGAACTGAACAACGCGGACAAGCCGTTCACAATCCCGACGGACCTTAGAAAGTTCTTCAAAACATTAAGCGACGCCGAACTCCTGTATTTCAATAACGCATTCGCTGCAAACGAGCTCTTGGCGTATCTAGCGAGAAAGTTCAAAGGTCTGAGGGTTATAAGCGGTTATCTTGGCACCTTTCACAACGTCGGCGGATTCGCCCGCATGGCTTACCACACATCAATCAACTTAACAGTAAGCAGGCATTTCGACGCACATCATGTGCTCAACAAAGAACGGCTTAACTGGCTAAAGTCGCTAGGCTACAAAAACATATACTACATTCCGCCTGGCGTTGACCTAAACAAATTTAGACCTATCCGCGAAAAGGCGGAGACCTTCACCGTACTGTTCGTAGGGCGGCTAGAATACCAGAAGGGGTTCGACATGCTTGCTGAGGCTATCCATGTACTTAATATAAGAGACAGAGAGAAAATACGGTTTTTAATCTGCGGCGACGGCTCCCTCGCAACCGTAGCAGAGCTCCTAACGTCAAGATACGACAACGTCCACTGGAAAAAATGGTGCGAAGAGAAAGAGCTCATAGAAATGTATAGCACATCGCATATAACTGTAGCCCCGTCTAGGTATGGGTACGAAGAATTCCTATTAGTGCCGCTTGAGTCAATGGCTTGCGGCACACCTGCAGTCACCACAGACATCCCGGGACCCAGAGAATACGTAAGAAACTTCTATAATGGGCTCAGAGTCCCACTTGACAAAGAATACATAAAATATGCTATAGAATTTTTCAAAAATATTTGGTATAAAAATAGAGAATTATATTTTAAATACATCAAAAATGCTTTGGATACTGCCTCGGCATTTGATTGGAATAAGGTAATTAATAAACTGGATAATATGTTTAGACATGTGCTGTGCTGCACGGAAACTCAGGAGAATTCTGGCTATGAGCATAGGCCGAATATATAA